One Alkaliphilus sp. B6464 genomic window carries:
- a CDS encoding four-carbon acid sugar kinase family protein: MLQVVIIADDLTGANATGVLLARQGFKTATFLNLDNHYKEAKDNFDVISTTTDSRGISKEEAYSSVNNIVKFFKDKEVGLFSKRIDSTLRGNIGAEIDAVLDELKGQELAIVVPAFPASARITVGGYLMVSSVPLEKTDVAKDPKTPVNHSYVPSIIKEQTKYSVGFIPLDKTLKGARSIGESILDEKDKGNRIIVIDATTNEDISQIAKAVELTKLNVIAVDPGPFTAALAKELIGEPIKVPGRKVMLVVGSVTNTTRKQLDELRLKYNPLLISVNAKDLIYEDTYNSEIDRVVEKLFNDIKNYEIVGVVTTQREDEVLNLSEHATNLGITEDEASQRISNGLAKIAKKVMERKDAAIGGLYTSGGDVTVAVCKEFKSSGIEVKDEVLPLAAYGRIIDGEYDNTPIITKGGLIGDSTALVKSVEYLLTKISNEYHLNISK, translated from the coding sequence ATGTTACAGGTAGTAATTATAGCCGATGACCTAACTGGGGCAAATGCTACAGGAGTGCTTTTAGCTAGACAAGGATTTAAGACGGCCACCTTTTTAAATCTGGATAATCATTATAAAGAGGCTAAGGACAACTTCGATGTTATATCTACCACTACAGATAGTAGGGGAATTTCAAAGGAAGAAGCCTACTCTAGTGTAAATAATATAGTTAAGTTTTTTAAAGATAAAGAAGTAGGGTTATTTTCTAAAAGAATAGATAGTACCCTACGTGGAAATATAGGAGCAGAAATTGATGCAGTATTGGATGAATTAAAAGGACAAGAACTAGCTATAGTTGTACCTGCGTTTCCTGCTTCAGCAAGGATAACTGTAGGAGGATATTTAATGGTAAGTTCCGTACCTTTAGAAAAAACAGACGTAGCTAAGGATCCAAAGACTCCTGTTAATCATTCCTATGTTCCAAGCATTATAAAAGAGCAGACAAAATATTCAGTAGGGTTTATACCACTGGACAAAACCCTTAAGGGAGCTCGCTCCATAGGAGAATCTATTTTAGATGAAAAGGACAAAGGTAATAGAATTATAGTAATTGATGCTACAACGAATGAAGATATATCTCAAATTGCAAAGGCTGTTGAGCTTACTAAGTTAAATGTAATAGCAGTAGACCCAGGCCCATTTACTGCGGCTTTAGCAAAAGAATTAATTGGTGAGCCAATAAAAGTGCCAGGAAGAAAAGTAATGTTAGTTGTAGGGAGTGTAACAAATACTACTAGAAAACAATTAGATGAACTTAGATTAAAGTACAACCCATTATTAATTTCAGTAAATGCTAAAGATCTAATTTATGAGGACACCTATAATAGTGAAATTGATAGGGTTGTGGAAAAACTATTTAATGATATTAAGAACTATGAAATTGTTGGTGTAGTAACTACTCAAAGGGAAGATGAAGTGCTAAATTTAAGTGAACATGCTACTAATTTAGGAATTACAGAGGATGAGGCTTCTCAAAGAATTTCTAATGGATTGGCTAAAATTGCTAAAAAGGTTATGGAAAGAAAAGATGCTGCAATAGGAGGATTATATACGAGTGGAGGAGATGTAACTGTTGCAGTGTGTAAAGAGTTTAAATCTTCAGGTATAGAGGTGAAGGATGAAGTACTTCCACTTGCGGCCTATGGAAGAATAATCGATGGAGAGTATGATAATACACCTATTATTACAAAGGGTGGACTTATTGGAGATTCTACAGCCCTTGTTAAAAGTGTAGAGTATTTATTAACAAAGATTTCTAATGAATATCATTTAAATATTAGTAAGTAA
- a CDS encoding rod-binding protein, with amino-acid sequence MINMNPINPLSQIDKTANIRQTDDPQKLMEVCREFESIFINMILKQARSGMNTDGLTEKSYAREIFEDMQDEQMAQSMSKGQGIGLAQELYKQLSRNTNKITNIVDNE; translated from the coding sequence ATGATTAATATGAATCCAATAAACCCATTAAGTCAAATAGACAAAACAGCTAACATAAGACAGACAGATGATCCTCAAAAACTTATGGAGGTTTGTAGAGAATTTGAGAGTATTTTTATAAATATGATACTAAAACAAGCAAGAAGTGGAATGAATACAGATGGCTTAACAGAAAAGAGCTATGCTAGAGAAATATTTGAAGATATGCAAGACGAGCAGATGGCACAAAGCATGTCTAAAGGGCAAGGTATAGGTTTGGCACAAGAGCTGTATAAGCAGTTATCTCGAAATACAAATAAAATTACTAATATAGTTGATAATGAATAA
- a CDS encoding LysM peptidoglycan-binding domain-containing protein has product MYYQQRTCPIGTMPYTIRAGDTFFALSRRFNVSLDAIIAANPGVDPDRLFIGQIVCIPGTTPPPISPCPTLRLGSIGPFVTQLQQLLRNAGYDPGPIDGIFGSRTRAAVMAFQRDMHIPIDGVVGRQTWTALGVNCGVIPPPTTCPIGTTPYIIRAGDTFFSLARMFNTTVDAIIRANPNVNPDALRIGQIICIPRA; this is encoded by the coding sequence ATGTACTATCAGCAACGCACATGCCCTATTGGAACGATGCCATATACTATTAGAGCTGGAGATACATTTTTTGCACTGTCTAGAAGATTTAACGTATCACTTGATGCCATAATAGCAGCTAACCCTGGTGTTGATCCAGATAGATTGTTTATTGGTCAAATAGTTTGTATACCAGGAACCACTCCACCACCTATAAGTCCATGTCCTACCTTAAGACTTGGCAGTATAGGTCCTTTTGTTACTCAGCTTCAACAGCTTTTAAGAAATGCTGGTTATGATCCAGGACCTATTGATGGTATTTTTGGATCTAGAACCCGAGCAGCAGTTATGGCTTTCCAAAGAGATATGCATATTCCTATAGATGGAGTAGTGGGTAGACAAACTTGGACTGCACTTGGTGTAAATTGTGGTGTTATACCTCCACCAACTACTTGCCCTATTGGAACGACCCCTTATATTATAAGAGCGGGAGACACATTCTTTAGTCTTGCTAGAATGTTTAATACAACAGTAGACGCAATAATAAGAGCTAACCCAAATGTAAACCCAGATGCTCTAAGAATTGGCCAAATAATTTGTATACCAAGAGCTTAA
- the pdxA gene encoding 4-hydroxythreonine-4-phosphate dehydrogenase PdxA, with translation MIRPYICVPMGDPAGIGPEIVVKALVNEEVNKVSKTVVVGDEKTLRQAMRFTNTHLDINIIEDVREGNYVSGVLNLIDLKNVDIDNLQMGKVQGMAGQAAFDYIKKSVELALENKVDAIATTPINKEALKAGNINYIGHTEILADLTNTEDPLTMFQVFNLRVFFLSRHVSLKQACDMVTRDRVLDYIKRSVKALARLGIEDPKLAVAGLNPHSGENGLFGDEEVREIVPAIEIARQEGIDVVGPVPADSVFHFGLKGSYDAILSLFHDQGHIATKMVDFERTISITNNMPFLRTSVDHGTAFNIAGTGEASSVSMEEAILLAAKYAPNFNR, from the coding sequence ATGATAAGACCATATATATGTGTGCCCATGGGTGACCCAGCAGGAATAGGTCCTGAAATTGTAGTTAAGGCTTTGGTAAATGAAGAAGTTAATAAGGTTTCTAAGACTGTAGTTGTAGGGGATGAAAAAACCCTAAGACAAGCAATGCGGTTTACAAACACACATTTAGATATCAACATAATAGAGGATGTTAGGGAAGGAAACTATGTTTCAGGTGTACTTAACCTAATAGATCTAAAAAATGTAGATATTGATAATTTACAAATGGGTAAGGTTCAGGGCATGGCTGGACAGGCTGCTTTTGATTATATTAAAAAATCTGTCGAACTAGCCCTTGAAAACAAGGTAGATGCTATTGCTACAACTCCTATCAATAAAGAGGCCTTAAAGGCTGGTAATATTAATTACATTGGACATACAGAGATTTTAGCAGATTTAACAAATACAGAAGATCCTTTAACTATGTTCCAAGTTTTTAATTTAAGGGTGTTTTTTCTTTCAAGACACGTATCTTTAAAACAAGCTTGTGATATGGTAACTAGAGATAGAGTACTTGATTATATAAAAAGATCTGTAAAGGCACTGGCAAGATTAGGTATTGAAGATCCTAAACTAGCTGTGGCAGGTTTAAATCCACATAGTGGTGAAAATGGACTGTTTGGTGATGAAGAGGTGAGAGAAATTGTGCCTGCTATTGAAATAGCCCGCCAAGAAGGAATAGATGTAGTTGGCCCTGTACCGGCAGATTCAGTATTCCATTTTGGATTAAAGGGAAGTTATGATGCTATTTTATCTCTATTCCATGATCAAGGCCATATTGCAACTAAGATGGTAGATTTTGAACGAACAATTTCCATTACTAACAATATGCCATTTTTAAGAACCTCTGTAGACCATGGTACTGCTTTTAACATTGCTGGTACAGGAGAAGCTAGTTCTGTAAGTATGGAAGAGGCTATTTTACTAGCAGCTAAGTATGCACCTAATTTTAATCGTTAG
- a CDS encoding DeoR/GlpR family DNA-binding transcription regulator — protein sequence MLQAERRNHIIELLNRDGKVVIDDLARILEVSEMTIRRDLQYLEEHKLITRTHGGAVLHNLLTKEIPYTKKAEQNIEEKQRIGMYASSLVKEGDIVILDAGTTNMEIAKGIVDIKNLKIITNDLMIGAFISKYDGIEVYCTGGTIQRDTGACLGNTAIEFLQNINADIAFVGASAIDIQRGITTPTMEKAQWKKEIIKCAERAILVADSLKFRKVSFAKICSLNRLDLIITDTGIDDEIRQEFENLDVEVKLV from the coding sequence ATGCTTCAAGCAGAGAGAAGAAACCATATAATAGAGTTGTTAAATAGAGATGGGAAAGTCGTTATAGACGATCTAGCAAGGATATTAGAGGTCTCTGAAATGACTATAAGAAGAGATCTTCAGTATTTAGAGGAACATAAACTAATTACACGAACTCATGGAGGTGCCGTTTTACACAATCTGTTAACAAAAGAGATCCCTTATACAAAGAAGGCAGAACAAAATATAGAGGAAAAACAAAGGATTGGTATGTATGCTAGCTCCTTAGTGAAAGAAGGAGACATAGTTATTTTAGATGCTGGAACTACAAATATGGAAATTGCCAAAGGTATAGTAGACATTAAAAATTTAAAGATTATTACAAATGATCTTATGATTGGAGCATTTATTTCAAAATATGATGGGATAGAAGTATATTGTACAGGTGGAACTATACAAAGGGATACGGGAGCTTGCTTAGGAAATACTGCAATTGAGTTTTTACAAAATATTAATGCTGATATTGCCTTTGTAGGGGCCAGTGCTATAGATATACAAAGGGGAATTACAACTCCAACTATGGAGAAGGCCCAGTGGAAAAAAGAAATAATTAAATGTGCTGAAAGGGCGATATTAGTAGCAGATAGTTTAAAGTTTCGAAAGGTTAGCTTTGCTAAAATATGTTCGTTAAATAGGCTAGATTTAATAATTACCGATACTGGTATAGATGATGAAATACGACAAGAGTTTGAGAACCTAGATGTGGAAGTAAAGCTAGTTTAG
- a CDS encoding ATP-binding protein: MKQILLNLIDNAIEYTNSNGLIKLICRNISDGSINVKSELVKEAALDCFFQVKHKLNRIIVNIN, encoded by the coding sequence ATGAAGCAAATACTGTTAAACTTAATTGATAATGCTATTGAATACACTAATTCAAATGGATTAATTAAGCTAATATGCAGGAATATATCTGATGGCAGTATAAATGTAAAAAGCGAGTTGGTAAAGGAAGCAGCTTTAGATTGTTTCTTCCAAGTGAAGCATAAATTAAATAGGATTATAGTGAATATTAATTGA
- a CDS encoding cyclodeaminase/cyclohydrolase family protein produces MRIADKSIDRFLHDIATKPRTPAGGSIAALCAASAAALTEMVARHTINNKDKSVDILDYMDEVIQICSAYREQFLEDMDRDTQAYKNVINAINSTEENREECYKTSINIPLEITHRVLNMVGIINKIIKEGNDYLVTDGAAALLIAKATITSLIYHIKCNLIFIQDKDFFNKITTELELIEEQIKIYSKNTP; encoded by the coding sequence TTGAGAATTGCTGATAAGTCTATAGATAGGTTTCTACATGATATTGCTACTAAACCCCGCACTCCTGCTGGAGGAAGCATAGCTGCCTTATGTGCTGCTTCTGCAGCTGCTCTTACTGAGATGGTGGCTAGACACACAATCAATAATAAGGATAAATCCGTAGACATTCTAGATTATATGGATGAAGTGATACAAATATGTTCCGCCTATAGAGAACAATTTTTAGAGGATATGGATAGGGATACACAAGCCTATAAGAATGTCATAAATGCTATAAACAGTACAGAAGAGAATAGAGAGGAATGCTATAAAACCTCAATAAATATACCTTTAGAAATAACTCATAGAGTGTTAAATATGGTTGGTATTATTAATAAAATCATTAAAGAAGGTAATGATTATTTAGTAACTGATGGAGCAGCGGCTTTACTTATTGCAAAAGCTACTATTACTTCTTTAATATATCATATAAAATGCAATTTAATTTTTATACAAGACAAAGATTTTTTTAACAAGATAACCACTGAGCTGGAATTGATAGAAGAACAAATAAAAATATATAGCAAAAATACCCCTTAG